Proteins encoded within one genomic window of Sphingomonas cannabina:
- the recO gene encoding DNA repair protein RecO — MHLRTQAIVLSVRAHGEHGAVVRCLTPADGVQPGYVRGGHSRKLRPILQPANLVLGEWRSRTEETLAGLTVELVHSRAPLHAEPLAAAALEWATALTAATLPDAQPYPRLYEALDGLLAAIEAAPGARGWAGALVRYELLVLAELGFGLDLDRCVATGSNDDLAYVSPKSGAAVSRSAAAGYEARLLRYPAFLQGGGAAEWDDILDGLRLTGHFLERDLLHGRAADALAARGRLVERLKRAVA; from the coding sequence ATGCACCTCCGCACCCAGGCCATCGTCCTCTCGGTCCGCGCGCATGGCGAGCACGGGGCGGTGGTGCGCTGCCTGACCCCGGCGGACGGGGTGCAGCCCGGCTATGTCCGTGGCGGCCATTCGCGCAAGCTGAGGCCGATCCTCCAGCCGGCCAATCTCGTGCTCGGCGAATGGCGATCACGGACCGAGGAGACGCTGGCCGGCCTCACCGTCGAACTGGTGCACAGCCGCGCGCCGCTCCATGCCGAGCCGCTCGCCGCCGCCGCGCTCGAATGGGCGACCGCGCTCACCGCGGCGACGCTGCCCGATGCGCAGCCCTATCCGCGGCTCTACGAGGCACTCGACGGCCTGCTCGCCGCGATCGAGGCGGCGCCGGGCGCGCGCGGCTGGGCGGGCGCGCTGGTCCGCTATGAGCTGCTGGTGCTGGCCGAGCTCGGCTTCGGCCTCGATCTCGACCGCTGCGTGGCGACCGGATCGAACGACGACCTCGCCTATGTCAGCCCCAAGAGCGGCGCGGCGGTGAGCCGATCCGCGGCGGCCGGCTACGAGGCGCGGTTGCTGCGCTATCCGGCGTTCCTGCAGGGCGGCGGGGCGGCGGAATGGGACGATATCCTCGACGGCCTCAGGCTCACCGGCCATTTCCTCGAACGCGACCTGCTCCACGGCCGCGCCGCCGACGCGCTCGCGGCGCGGGGGCGATTGGTCGAACGGCTCAAACGCGCGGTTGCGTGA
- a CDS encoding trans-sulfuration enzyme family protein — MKRRTGQDTSITRNWRPATQAVRGGTARSEWGETSEAIFLTSGYAYDCAGDAAARFAGDQVGMTYSRLQNPTVEMLEHRIALLEKTEACRTMASGMAAMTAALLCQLSAGDHLVGGRAAFGSCRWLTDTLLPRFGIETTVVDARDPQAFVDASKGNTKVWFFETPANPTMDIVDLRAVCALARERGIVTVVDNAFASPVLQRPVEFGADVVAHSATKAMDGQGRVLAGAVCGTEDFITNTLLPFTRNTGPTLSAFNAWVVLKGLETLDLRIRRQSDNALKVGKFLEDRVPRLLHPGLPSHPQHNLAMSQMEAAGSIFAFEVEGRSQAHGLLDALRLVDISNNIGDSRSLMTHPSSTTHSGVEEAKRIEMGVNEGMLRMNVGLEDPQDLIDDLDQALRAVGL, encoded by the coding sequence ATGAAGCGCCGTACCGGACAGGACACATCGATCACCCGCAACTGGCGTCCCGCCACCCAGGCCGTGCGCGGCGGCACCGCGCGCTCGGAATGGGGCGAGACGAGCGAGGCGATCTTCCTCACCTCCGGCTATGCCTATGACTGCGCAGGCGACGCCGCCGCGCGCTTCGCCGGCGACCAGGTCGGCATGACCTATTCGCGGCTGCAGAACCCGACCGTCGAGATGCTCGAGCACCGCATCGCCCTGCTCGAGAAGACCGAGGCGTGCCGCACCATGGCGAGCGGCATGGCGGCGATGACCGCGGCGCTGCTCTGCCAGCTCTCGGCGGGCGACCATCTGGTCGGCGGGCGCGCGGCGTTCGGCTCCTGCCGCTGGCTGACCGACACGCTGCTGCCGCGCTTCGGGATCGAGACGACGGTGGTCGACGCGCGAGACCCTCAGGCATTCGTCGACGCGTCCAAGGGCAATACCAAGGTCTGGTTCTTCGAGACCCCCGCCAACCCGACGATGGACATCGTCGACCTGAGGGCGGTGTGCGCGCTCGCCAGGGAGCGCGGCATCGTCACGGTCGTCGACAACGCCTTCGCCAGCCCGGTCCTGCAGCGCCCCGTCGAGTTCGGCGCCGACGTGGTCGCCCATTCGGCGACCAAGGCGATGGACGGCCAGGGCCGCGTGCTCGCCGGCGCGGTGTGCGGCACCGAGGACTTCATCACCAACACCCTGCTTCCCTTCACCCGCAACACCGGACCGACGCTGAGCGCGTTCAACGCCTGGGTGGTGCTGAAGGGGCTGGAGACGCTCGACCTGCGCATCCGCCGCCAGAGCGACAATGCGCTGAAGGTCGGCAAATTCCTGGAAGACCGCGTGCCCAGGCTCCTCCACCCGGGCCTTCCCAGCCACCCGCAGCACAATCTGGCGATGAGCCAGATGGAGGCGGCCGGATCGATCTTCGCCTTTGAGGTCGAGGGGCGGAGCCAGGCGCACGGCCTGCTCGACGCGCTGCGGCTCGTCGACATCTCGAACAATATCGGCGATTCGCGCTCGCTGATGACGCATCCGTCCTCCACCACCCATTCGGGCGTCGAGGAGGCGAAGCGGATCGAGATGGGGGTGAACGAAGGGATGCTGCGCATGAACGTCGGGCTGGAAGACCCGCAGGACCTGATCGACGATCTCGACCAGGCGTTGAGGGCCGTGGGGCTCTGA
- a CDS encoding LysR family transcriptional regulator, protein MKRTHLPLNGLRVLDAAARHLSFTRAADELAVTPAAVGQQIRALEDTLGTVLFRRTTKGLELTPEGEAGLPALREGFLQFEEAVRAMQAGQSSKSLTIAAPRDLTAKWLMARLTEIAAADPELRFAIVADEEVDFAQANLDLAIRWGEGPGEHEGEALESDGMVTVTAPSGGADVAIAWPGCMGEDATSPVRVADAGLALDAAAAGLGRACVPELLARADLAAGRVVMVGEPRMVPRGYWLMAPLPQWRQKKVKALVEALAS, encoded by the coding sequence ATGAAACGCACCCATCTCCCCCTCAACGGCCTGCGCGTCCTCGACGCCGCCGCGCGGCACCTGTCCTTCACCCGCGCGGCCGACGAGCTGGCGGTGACCCCGGCCGCGGTCGGCCAGCAGATCCGCGCGCTCGAGGATACGCTCGGCACCGTGCTGTTCCGCCGCACCACCAAGGGGCTGGAGCTGACGCCGGAAGGCGAGGCGGGCCTGCCGGCGCTGCGCGAGGGCTTTCTTCAGTTCGAGGAGGCGGTGCGCGCGATGCAGGCGGGCCAGTCGTCCAAGTCGCTGACCATCGCCGCGCCGCGCGACCTCACCGCCAAGTGGCTGATGGCCCGGCTGACCGAGATCGCCGCCGCCGACCCGGAGCTGCGCTTCGCGATCGTCGCCGACGAGGAGGTCGACTTCGCCCAGGCCAATCTCGACCTCGCGATCCGCTGGGGCGAGGGACCGGGCGAGCATGAGGGCGAGGCGCTCGAATCGGACGGCATGGTGACGGTGACCGCGCCTTCGGGCGGCGCCGACGTCGCGATCGCCTGGCCCGGCTGCATGGGCGAGGACGCGACCTCGCCGGTGCGGGTCGCCGACGCCGGACTCGCGCTCGACGCGGCGGCGGCGGGGCTGGGCCGGGCCTGCGTGCCCGAGCTGCTCGCCCGCGCCGACCTGGCGGCGGGACGCGTGGTGATGGTCGGCGAGCCGAGGATGGTCCCGCGCGGCTATTGGCTGATGGCGCCGCTCCCGCAGTGGCGGCAGAAGAAGGTCAAGGCGCTGGTCGAAGCGCTGGCGTCGTGA
- a CDS encoding polysaccharide deacetylase family protein, with protein MVTPVFLTIDTELKWGHHAAGLDVAAMAARSLEPAGVGIGWQLDRLAAHGLKATFFVDPMPALVHGIDAIRPVVEAILAAGQEVQLHLHPNWAGANAKDRAVHGRFELTDLSAIEQRAMIDRARSLLVEAGAPVPVAFRAGSYAANDDTLAALASLGFAYDSSHNGCEHPWPSAIGLPRAQIAPIVHRGIVEVPVTVIEDRAGRLRHFQICALSAGEMRAALDHAARERHAAVTIVGHSFELANRAGTRPNRVHVARFEALCRLLSARRDTLPTAHFAERPALALRQGDVPLGASLLRTGWRQAEQLWSNLVEERAA; from the coding sequence ATGGTGACGCCGGTTTTCCTGACGATCGATACCGAGCTCAAATGGGGGCATCACGCCGCCGGGCTCGACGTGGCCGCGATGGCGGCGCGGTCGCTGGAGCCGGCGGGCGTCGGCATCGGCTGGCAGCTCGATCGGCTGGCGGCGCATGGACTGAAGGCGACCTTCTTCGTCGATCCGATGCCGGCGCTGGTGCACGGGATCGATGCGATCCGGCCGGTTGTGGAGGCGATCCTGGCGGCGGGGCAGGAGGTGCAGCTTCATCTCCATCCCAATTGGGCCGGCGCCAATGCGAAGGATCGGGCGGTCCATGGGCGGTTCGAGCTCACCGATCTCTCCGCGATCGAGCAGCGGGCCATGATCGACCGAGCCCGCAGCCTGCTGGTCGAAGCGGGCGCGCCGGTGCCGGTCGCCTTCCGCGCCGGCAGCTATGCCGCCAACGACGACACGCTGGCAGCGCTCGCGTCGCTGGGATTCGCCTATGACAGCAGCCACAACGGCTGCGAGCATCCCTGGCCTAGCGCGATCGGCTTGCCGCGTGCGCAGATCGCGCCGATCGTGCATCGCGGGATCGTCGAAGTCCCGGTGACGGTGATCGAGGATCGTGCCGGCCGGCTCCGCCATTTCCAAATCTGCGCGCTGTCGGCCGGCGAGATGCGCGCCGCGCTCGACCATGCCGCGCGCGAGCGCCACGCGGCGGTGACGATCGTCGGCCACAGCTTCGAGCTCGCCAACCGGGCGGGGACGCGGCCCAACCGCGTGCACGTCGCGCGGTTCGAGGCGCTGTGCCGGCTGCTCTCGGCCCGGCGCGACACGCTGCCGACCGCCCATTTCGCGGAACGGCCCGCGCTGGCGCTGAGGCAAGGGGACGTCCCGCTCGGCGCCAGCCTGCTGCGCACCGGCTGGCGGCAGGCCGAGCAGCTCTGGTCGAACCTGGTCGAGGAGCGCGCGGCATGA
- a CDS encoding GNAT family N-acetyltransferase produces the protein MTAAASLPLRFQIGARTLLSVRRKLRRVPLSLDDALSGRVPPLPPVEDGDGYFVTSLPAALVPELAAGGMVAFVRQRYTRYYADLAAGFGAWWAGLSGNTRSGFKRKLKRIGTPDVRAYRTPEELEAFHAAARGIAEKTYQERLLGMGLPDDGEFVAGMLAQAAAGAVRAWLLFVEERPVAYLYCPVQAGTVIYEYVGHDPACNDLSPGTVLQLEAMRDLFAEGGFSRFDFTEGEGQHKRSMATGGIECVDLLLLRPTAANRAVVAALAGFDRAVALAKQAVGRIGLQDRVKRLRRG, from the coding sequence ATGACCGCCGCCGCATCGCTGCCGCTCCGGTTCCAGATCGGTGCGCGGACGCTGCTGTCGGTGCGGCGCAAGCTCCGGCGCGTGCCGCTGTCGCTCGACGACGCGCTGTCGGGGCGCGTGCCGCCGCTGCCACCGGTGGAGGATGGCGACGGCTATTTCGTGACCTCGCTGCCGGCTGCGCTGGTGCCGGAACTCGCGGCGGGCGGCATGGTCGCTTTCGTGCGGCAGCGCTATACCCGCTACTACGCCGATCTCGCCGCCGGCTTCGGCGCGTGGTGGGCGGGCCTCTCCGGCAACACGCGCTCCGGCTTCAAGCGCAAGCTCAAGCGGATCGGCACCCCCGACGTGCGCGCCTATCGCACGCCCGAGGAATTGGAGGCATTCCACGCCGCCGCGCGCGGCATCGCCGAAAAGACCTATCAGGAGCGGCTGCTCGGCATGGGCCTGCCGGACGATGGCGAGTTCGTCGCCGGGATGTTGGCACAGGCGGCGGCGGGCGCGGTGCGGGCGTGGCTGCTGTTCGTGGAGGAGCGGCCCGTCGCCTATCTCTATTGCCCGGTGCAGGCGGGAACGGTGATCTACGAGTACGTCGGGCACGACCCGGCCTGCAACGACCTGTCGCCCGGCACGGTGCTGCAGCTCGAGGCGATGCGCGACCTGTTCGCGGAAGGCGGATTCAGCCGGTTCGATTTCACCGAAGGCGAGGGGCAGCACAAGCGCAGCATGGCGACGGGCGGCATCGAGTGCGTCGACCTGCTGCTGCTCCGGCCGACCGCGGCCAACCGCGCGGTGGTGGCGGCGCTGGCGGGTTTCGACCGGGCGGTGGCGTTGGCGAAGCAGGCGGTGGGGCGGATCGGTTTGCAGGATCGGGTGAAGCGGCTGCGACGGGGCTAA
- the leuB gene encoding 3-isopropylmalate dehydrogenase, which translates to MALIALLPGDGIGPEVVAEARRVLDALGLDLTFEKAPVGGAGYEALGHPLPVSTLDLAQQADAVLFGAVGDPRFDTLERSLRPEQAILGLRKALGLFANLRPAKGFPGLEDASALKPEIVRTLDLVILRELTGDVYFGEKGQRRTAEGLRQGYDVMAYDEAEVRRIATVGFEMAKRRKGRLCSVDKANVLETSQLWRDVVNELAASYPEVALTHMYADNAAMQLVRAPGQFDVIVTGNMFGDILSDQASMCAGSIGMLASASLSEWSGACGLYEPIHGSAPDIAGQGKANPCAAILSAAMMLRHSLEQPEAADRVEAAVAAAIADGARTADLGGSLSTSAMGDAVLARL; encoded by the coding sequence ATGGCATTGATCGCATTGTTGCCCGGCGACGGGATCGGACCGGAAGTGGTGGCAGAGGCGCGGCGCGTGCTCGACGCGCTCGGGCTGGACCTCACCTTTGAGAAGGCGCCGGTCGGCGGCGCCGGCTATGAGGCGCTGGGCCATCCGCTGCCGGTGTCGACGCTCGACCTCGCGCAGCAGGCCGATGCGGTGCTGTTCGGCGCAGTCGGAGATCCGCGCTTCGACACTCTCGAGCGTTCGCTCCGGCCCGAGCAGGCGATCCTGGGGTTGCGCAAGGCGCTCGGCCTGTTCGCGAATCTGAGGCCGGCCAAGGGCTTCCCCGGCCTGGAGGACGCATCGGCGCTGAAGCCGGAGATCGTGCGCACGCTCGATCTCGTCATCCTGCGCGAGCTGACCGGCGACGTCTATTTCGGCGAGAAGGGCCAGCGCCGCACCGCCGAGGGGCTGCGCCAGGGCTATGACGTGATGGCCTATGACGAGGCCGAGGTGCGGCGGATCGCCACCGTCGGCTTCGAGATGGCGAAGCGGCGCAAGGGCCGGCTCTGTTCGGTCGACAAGGCCAACGTGCTGGAGACCTCGCAGCTGTGGCGCGACGTGGTGAACGAGCTGGCGGCGAGCTACCCCGAAGTCGCGCTGACCCATATGTATGCCGACAACGCCGCGATGCAGCTGGTGCGCGCGCCTGGCCAGTTCGACGTGATCGTCACCGGCAACATGTTCGGCGACATCCTGTCCGACCAGGCAAGCATGTGCGCGGGCTCGATCGGGATGCTGGCGTCGGCGTCGCTCAGCGAATGGAGCGGCGCGTGCGGCCTCTACGAGCCGATCCACGGCTCGGCGCCCGACATCGCGGGGCAGGGCAAGGCCAATCCGTGCGCGGCGATCCTGTCGGCGGCGATGATGCTGCGGCACTCGCTGGAGCAGCCGGAGGCAGCCGACCGGGTCGAGGCGGCGGTGGCGGCGGCGATCGCCGACGGCGCACGCACGGCCGATCTCGGCGGCTCGCTGTCGACCTCGGCGATGGGCGACGCGGTGCTGGCGCGGCTGTAG
- the apaG gene encoding Co2+/Mg2+ efflux protein ApaG, producing the protein MEALFAHAAETRGIAVRVQVSYLAEQSEPARGRWFWAYHIRIENASDRTVQLLTRHWIITDGRGARHSVEGEGVVGEQPVIAPGGSYDYVSGCPLSTPTGSMQGSYHMIDEDGEGFDVAIPKFALLAPAVGV; encoded by the coding sequence ATGGAGGCGCTGTTCGCCCACGCCGCCGAGACCCGCGGGATCGCGGTGCGCGTGCAGGTGAGCTATCTAGCCGAACAGTCGGAGCCCGCGCGCGGACGCTGGTTCTGGGCCTATCACATCCGCATCGAGAACGCGTCGGACCGGACGGTGCAGCTCCTCACCCGCCACTGGATCATCACCGACGGCCGCGGCGCGCGCCATTCGGTCGAGGGCGAGGGCGTGGTCGGCGAACAGCCGGTGATCGCGCCGGGGGGAAGCTACGACTATGTCTCGGGCTGCCCGCTGTCGACGCCGACCGGATCGATGCAGGGCAGCTATCACATGATCGACGAGGACGGCGAAGGCTTCGACGTCGCCATCCCCAAGTTCGCGCTGCTGGCGCCGGCGGTGGGGGTATGA
- a CDS encoding TIGR00266 family protein, which translates to MPQSSPWSHMRSSGVADDIDFEIKGQELQFLEIELDPGESAVAEAGALVWKDAAVGMTTVFGDGSGQDGGFMGKLLGAGKRLVTGESLFTTVFTHNGSGKARVAFASPVPGAIMPLKLSDVGGTLICQKDSFLAAAKGVTIGVAFQRRVMTGLFGGEGFIMQRLDGDGWVFVQMGGTIVERELAPGQELHVDTGCLAAYTPSVDFDLVTAGGVRSVFFGGEGLFFARLRGPGKVWVQSLPFSRLAGRMLAAAGSRGGQNRGEGSILGGLGDFIGGND; encoded by the coding sequence ATGCCTCAGTCGAGCCCGTGGTCGCACATGCGCAGCAGCGGCGTCGCCGACGACATCGATTTCGAGATCAAGGGCCAGGAGCTGCAATTCCTGGAGATCGAGCTCGATCCCGGCGAGAGCGCGGTCGCCGAGGCGGGCGCGCTGGTGTGGAAGGACGCCGCGGTCGGCATGACCACGGTGTTCGGCGACGGCAGCGGCCAGGATGGCGGCTTCATGGGCAAGCTGCTCGGCGCCGGCAAGCGGCTGGTGACCGGCGAGAGCCTGTTCACCACCGTCTTCACCCACAATGGCTCCGGCAAGGCGCGCGTCGCCTTCGCCTCGCCCGTGCCCGGCGCGATCATGCCGCTGAAGCTCAGCGACGTCGGCGGCACGCTCATTTGCCAGAAGGACAGCTTCCTCGCCGCGGCCAAGGGGGTGACGATCGGCGTCGCCTTTCAGCGCCGGGTGATGACCGGCCTGTTCGGCGGCGAGGGTTTCATCATGCAGCGGCTGGACGGCGACGGCTGGGTGTTCGTGCAGATGGGCGGCACCATCGTCGAGCGCGAACTGGCGCCGGGGCAGGAGCTGCACGTCGATACCGGCTGCCTCGCCGCCTATACGCCGAGCGTCGACTTCGACCTGGTGACCGCGGGCGGCGTGCGCAGCGTGTTCTTCGGCGGCGAGGGGCTGTTCTTCGCCCGGCTGCGGGGTCCCGGCAAGGTGTGGGTGCAGTCGCTGCCCTTCTCGCGCCTCGCCGGCCGGATGCTGGCGGCGGCAGGATCGCGCGGCGGGCAGAATCGCGGTGAAGGGTCGATCCTGGGCGGCCTCGGCGACTTCATTGGCGGGAACGACTAG
- a CDS encoding phospholipid carrier-dependent glycosyltransferase, with protein MTARRPWLVALLIGLAAQILFSVNVARPHKLMFDEVHYVPAARAILTLDRPMNTEHPLLGKEIIAAGIAVFGDDSLGWRAFSTLAGTATVLGVFAILVLLFGSVRTASYGALFTALNFTVFIQARIAMLDGFMAAFVVLGIASLLWAMRAPPDKVLRRWLLGAALLGLATATKWAAAPYVAFAMVAFLWVRSIRPRAWPGLGRTRAILSLGIVSVAVYFVTFLPALFYAHDALTPAGIIPFQWRMYESQTQILSPHPYQSSWWSWPLMFRPIWYLYEPVDGAVRGVLLIGNPVIMWGGLVAVLLLAWRWWKGSAEAGAVALLWAASLAIWAIIPKSLGFYYYYHLSGIFICIALAAACHMYGRGSRSWWTAATAVAAVAAFVHFYPIIAAGALPDDQGFNRWMWLDSWR; from the coding sequence ATGACCGCCCGCCGCCCGTGGCTCGTTGCCCTCCTCATCGGCCTCGCCGCGCAGATCCTGTTCAGCGTCAACGTCGCCCGGCCGCACAAGCTGATGTTCGACGAGGTCCATTACGTCCCCGCCGCCCGCGCGATCCTCACGCTCGACCGGCCGATGAACACCGAGCATCCGCTGCTCGGCAAGGAGATCATCGCCGCCGGCATCGCCGTCTTCGGCGACGATTCGCTCGGCTGGCGCGCCTTCTCGACGCTCGCCGGCACCGCGACCGTGCTGGGGGTGTTCGCGATCCTGGTCCTGCTGTTCGGCAGCGTCCGCACCGCGAGCTATGGCGCCTTGTTCACCGCGCTCAACTTCACCGTGTTCATCCAGGCGCGGATCGCGATGCTCGACGGCTTCATGGCGGCGTTCGTCGTGCTCGGCATCGCCAGCCTGCTGTGGGCGATGCGTGCGCCGCCGGACAAGGTCCTGCGGCGCTGGCTGCTCGGGGCGGCGCTGCTGGGGCTCGCCACCGCGACCAAATGGGCGGCGGCGCCTTATGTCGCCTTTGCGATGGTTGCTTTCCTCTGGGTGCGCAGCATCCGGCCGCGGGCCTGGCCGGGACTCGGCAGGACCAGGGCGATCCTGTCGCTCGGGATCGTCAGCGTCGCCGTCTATTTCGTCACCTTCCTGCCCGCGCTCTTCTACGCGCACGATGCGCTGACGCCGGCCGGCATCATCCCCTTCCAGTGGCGGATGTACGAGAGCCAGACGCAGATCCTCTCCCCCCATCCCTATCAGTCGAGCTGGTGGAGCTGGCCGCTGATGTTCCGGCCGATCTGGTATCTCTACGAGCCGGTCGACGGCGCGGTGCGCGGGGTGCTGCTGATCGGCAATCCGGTGATCATGTGGGGCGGGCTGGTCGCGGTGCTGCTGCTCGCCTGGCGGTGGTGGAAGGGGTCGGCGGAGGCGGGCGCGGTCGCGCTGCTATGGGCGGCGTCGCTCGCGATCTGGGCGATCATCCCGAAGAGCCTCGGCTTCTACTATTACTACCACCTCTCCGGCATCTTCATCTGCATCGCGCTCGCCGCCGCCTGCCACATGTACGGCCGCGGATCGCGCAGCTGGTGGACGGCCGCGACCGCCGTCGCCGCGGTGGCGGCGTTCGTGCATTTCTACCCGATCATCGCCGCCGGCGCGCTGCCCGACGACCAGGGGTTCAACCGCTGGATGTGGCTCGACAGCTGGCGGTAG